One part of the Cottoperca gobio chromosome 14, fCotGob3.1, whole genome shotgun sequence genome encodes these proteins:
- the slc25a35 gene encoding solute carrier family 25 member 35, translating to MDFVLSGAAACGACLFTNPLEVVKTRMQLQGELQSRGSYQIYYRNVFHAFYTIGKVDGLAGLQKGLVPGLVYQFFMNGVRLGSFAIIESSGYIHTNGRVSAAKTTVAGALAGVVGAVMGSPVYLVKTHLQSQSTSSIAVGHQYKHQGMIQALAAIYKQHGILGLWRGSSAAVPRVSVGSAAQLSTFSSAKEFVIDLQVFPKNSWFVALSAGMISSVVVVIAMTPFDVVSTRLYNQPVDHLGKGQVYKGFTDCFSKTLRREGLLGLYKGLGASYFRIGPHTILSLFFWDELRKLHQQFR from the exons ATGGACTTCGTGCTGAGCGGAGCGGCGGCGTGCGGAGCCTGCCTCTTCACCAACCCGCTGGAGGTCGTTAAAACGCGAATGCAGCTTCAGGGAGAGCTCCAGAGCCGGGGCTCGTACCAGATTTACTATCGCAACGTGTTTCACGCTTTTTATACTATCGGTAAAGTGGACGGACTGGCCGGTTTACAGAAAGGACTGGTGCCGGGGCTCGTTTATCAGTTTTTTATGAATGGAGTCAGACTCGGCTCTTTCGCCATCATTGAGTCCTCTGGTTACATCCACACCAATGGAAGGGTCAGTGCGGCTAAAACCACGGTAGCAGGCGCTTTAGCTGGAGTGGTGGGAGCAGTGATGGGAAGTCCCGTATACTTG GTAAAGACTCATCTGCAGAGTCAGTCTACCTCCTCTATTGCAGTTGGACATCAATACAAACACCAG GGGATGATCCAGGCTCTGGCAGCCATCTATAAACAGCATGGCATTCTGGGACTGTGGAGGGGCTCCAGTGCTGCTGTACCGAGGGTCAGCGTGGGGTCTGCTGCACAActctccaccttctcctccgCCAAGGAGTTTGTGATCGACCTACAG GTGTTCCCAAAGAACAGCTGGTTCGTGGCTCTAAGTGCCGGCATGATCAGcagtgtggtggtggtgatcGCTATGACGCCTTTTGATGTCGTGAGCACACGGCTCTACAACCAGCCCGTGGATCATTTGGGCAAG GGGCAGGTTTATAAAGGATTCACTGACTGCTTTTCTAAGACGCTGAGGAGGGAGGGCTTGCTTGGACTTTACAAAGGCTTGGGAGCCTCTTATTTCCGGATCGGCCCCCACACCATTTTGTCCTTGTTCTTCTGGGATGAACTGCGCAAACTGCACCAGCAGTTCAGATAA